GAAGAGCGAGCCACAGCCTGGGGATTACCCTAGCCAGTAGCCTCTCATGGCATCATGGATGCGAAGGTAATCACTGGGCATTGAAACACAGATGGAGAACAGCAACCTGCTCCTGATTTATTTGGCCACGTTACTCGTGCTGCTTACCATTGCAGCCGTCCTGGTCATCCGGCAAGTGCTAAAGACTCGTCGCATCGAAGGCACCCTGAACCGCCTGCAAAATAAGCTGAGCAAGGAGAAAGGCACCGCTAAGGAATATTACGAGTTGGCTAGCTTGCTCTTAGACAAGAAGCTCTACACTCAGGCTGCCGTCTATTTACAACAGACCCTCAAGCAAATCCCCGAAGAGGAGGCCGAAAATGCCGCCTTGGCATACAACGCCTTGGGGTTTGCCTACTTTGCCCAAGAGCAGTACGACCTAGCCATCCGCAACTACAAAGAGGCCCTTAAGATCGCGCCCAACTATGCCACCGCACTCAATAACCTGGGCCACAGCTACGAACGCAAGCAACTCATCAGCCAGGCCTTAGAAGCCTACGAGGCCGCCCTCGAAGTAGATCCGCAAAACGCCACGGCCCGACGTCGAGCCAACTCCCTGCGTAAACGCCTAGTGACCTCCTCCTCTTCCTCCTAAGAGCTAAGTTGCCAGAGCTAAGTTGCCATGGCAGGGGCTGCCACCCTGTTCTGGTCAGCAAGAGATGCCGAGGAAGAGCAGTATACCTCCACCGAGTTATTGGGACTCTCTATCAGCTTTACCTTATGAAGTCTGGCACCAGTTGCCTGAATGGGCTGGCGCAGACGATCCCGAATATGCACAGCAATGTTCTCAGCCGTAGGCACAACCTCGGCAAAATAGGGGACATCTTTATTGAGAAACGTGTGATCGAAGGGCTCAACCACATGGGTATCAATGGCAACCTGTAACTCTCCCAGGTCAGCAATCATACCCGTGCGGGAATCAATTTCCCCGCACACCGTGACCTCCAGATGATAGTTGTGGCCATGGCCGTGGGGACGGGCGCACTTACCATAGATGGCGCAGTTTTCTTCATAGCTCAGCTGTGGCAGTGCTAACCGATGGGCGGCACTGAAGTGAGTACTAATGGTGAGATAGGCTTCCATGGAATCTCCTGTATAGTCAGCCCAAAGTTCTGGATGTTCGTACAGGCGAATATTTACCAATGGCAGGTACGATACCAGGCGGTGCCAGAGGACATAGGCCATATATTCGGTAGTGGGCAGCGTCTGCTGAAACTCCGGCCATACATCGTTGAGATAGGCAAAATCAAGCTGGCTAGTCACCTCTCGCTTGATTACCGTCTTGACATCAGACAGGTTGAGCACCATGCCATACTCATCCAACTGCCCTGCCATAGAAACATACAGCACATAATTGTGACCATGGCCCGGTGCCTTGGTACAGAGCCCAAACTGGTCAGCATTGTCAGCCGCGCTTAATTCAGGCAGCCAATATCGATGGCTAGCGGAAAATTGAGCCCGGCGATGGATGATACAGGTCATGGGAATACTATGAACAAGTTCTACGTTGCATGAATCTGTGTTAACTGCTCCCACTCCAGGATAACGGAAAGTTTTAGAGGCTGACTCCCCTAACAGAGGCGCTTTCATCCCCAATTAGAAGGCGCCCTAAAGTAAGGCTAATTTTGGGTAAGGCCAGAATTAATTTTTGATACAGATTTCTCTGAGGTTAGTGCAGTGAGTCCTGCCAAATACTCTCATACTGGAAGTTTCAGCTATTTTAAAGTTAATCTCATGAGTTGCTGACAAAGGAGCAAAACAGTAAAATAAGATACAGAATAGTAAATCGTTCATCCTACCTAAGGTCGCATGTCAAGGTCGCATGTCGATGCTAAGGGGGACGGAAGTAGGGACTACTCCCGAAGGAACGCGCCTCAAATCGAAGATTTCCTAGCAATTGCTTAGATGACAGGAGGCGATAAATGAAACTTTGCTATCGCGGCGTTGAATACGATTACAATCCCCCCATGCTAGAGGTTACCGATGAAGAGCTGCAGGGATGTTATCGTGGCCGTTCGCTACGATTTTCCTATGTACGTCATATTCCCATCCCCCAACCAGTAGCGGAGATGACCTACCGCGGCATTCCATATCGCACCAATTCCAATGGTCAAGTAGAGCCTGCTGCCACTAAGCCCAAGTCATCCCTAACACTGAACCTAACTAGCCCAATGGCCAATCCAATGGCAAAGGCTCGTCGCCAGTTACTGCGCGAAGCGGCTAGTGCTCACCGTGATAACATTCAGCGCAGCCTTCAGCACCGCCTGGAGGTTGCTCGAGCCCAAGGTAATCAGGCCCTGATTCAGCAGTTAGAGGATGAAATGCATCAGCTGACTGAAGTGGTGTCGTAACATAGTCTGGCCTCATACATCTAGGCTTAGGCTAAAGAGTCGGTGAATGTACGCTAGGACAAAATTCAAGGCTGGTAAGCATAAGTTGAGAGTTGTGCTGTAGCTGGAGCAGTCGGGGTATGCGTTAACGCATACCCTTTTTTTATGGCCATTCCTAGCTTGCTCCCTGCCCCCTAAGACCATGGGCGCACCCAGCCCAGAGTAGTAGCATTAAGGGGCTTGCAGCTGAGGTTGTAGGGGTAAGTCGGTGCTGATAAATCGGAGATCGTGAGCGACGCTAGGGTGGTCCAGGCTAGGGTGAGTCCCCCAACAGAGATGATGACTGCCCACAGGTAGCGGTTGAGGCGTTTTAGCACCTGGACTTAGCCAGATGACCGGTTGGTTTGGCAATTTATACGTCTGCCCTACCCTTTGAGGATAAATAGCGGCTAAGGCTGATAATACAGTGATTTGGGTGGATAGACGGCCAGTGGTTGCTGTCCACAGATGGGCTGAAAATCCCTGTCTATCAGCATAGATGTAGAGAGAAGCAGCAGCGATGACGGCTTGCTCAAACCCATCGGCCTGCCAAGGGCTGGTGATATCTAGAGCAATGATGATGGTATGGCCAGCCGTAAATTGCTCTAGTTCCCGCACCCGCAGCTCTCCATAACGGGCACTGGTGCGCCAGTGGATCAACCGAGTCGGATCCCCCCAACGGTAGGGACGTAGAGAGCGGGTAAGGCCCTCACTGGTGAGGTAAGACGTGTAGTCAGAGGTCCACTGTTGTCCGATAGCTTCTCCACCTCGATCTAGCAGGGGACAGTGGGTCAGTGGCAGGATCTGCGGGTAGACCGTCGCCACCGCTGGAACCTGTCGATAACGGCGGCACCAGAAAAGTCCTAGGGGAGCTGCGGTGCGTAGGCGAACTCGAGACCAGCGATACAGTCCTCGTCGCCGGGTAGGAATCTCATAGCGCCATTGGTAATGGGTGCCGGGAGCAACAGCAATCGTGGTGATTTCATCAGCGGTTGCTAGGCTCGCTGGTAGCTCATCGCAAATTTGCAGGGGGGCCTTGGACTGGGAAGCCGTATTCTCGAGGCGTAGCGTTACTTGCAGCGGCTCTCCCGCACTCACGGGACGGATAGACAAGCGGGATACCTGCAACCCTCGCAGACTACGGGGAGGCAAAATGCCTGCAATACTCAGCAAAGCCAGCAGCCCACCACTGATGACGTAGAGCCAGCCGGCCATGGTATTGGTTGCAGCTGCGAAGAAAAATAGAGCCAGCCCGACCAGAACCCAACCCCCGT
This portion of the Halomicronema hongdechloris C2206 genome encodes:
- a CDS encoding DUF58 domain-containing protein, producing the protein MSTLTTVVTWLESRWLAPAYGGWVLVGLALFFFAAATNTMAGWLYVISGGLLALLSIAGILPPRSLRGLQVSRLSIRPVSAGEPLQVTLRLENTASQSKAPLQICDELPASLATADEITTIAVAPGTHYQWRYEIPTRRRGLYRWSRVRLRTAAPLGLFWCRRYRQVPAVATVYPQILPLTHCPLLDRGGEAIGQQWTSDYTSYLTSEGLTRSLRPYRWGDPTRLIHWRTSARYGELRVRELEQFTAGHTIIIALDITSPWQADGFEQAVIAAASLYIYADRQGFSAHLWTATTGRLSTQITVLSALAAIYPQRVGQTYKLPNQPVIWLSPGAKTPQPLPVGSHHLCWGTHPSLDHPSVAHDLRFISTDLPLQPQLQAP
- a CDS encoding 6-carboxytetrahydropterin synthase, coding for MTCIIHRRAQFSASHRYWLPELSAADNADQFGLCTKAPGHGHNYVLYVSMAGQLDEYGMVLNLSDVKTVIKREVTSQLDFAYLNDVWPEFQQTLPTTEYMAYVLWHRLVSYLPLVNIRLYEHPELWADYTGDSMEAYLTISTHFSAAHRLALPQLSYEENCAIYGKCARPHGHGHNYHLEVTVCGEIDSRTGMIADLGELQVAIDTHVVEPFDHTFLNKDVPYFAEVVPTAENIAVHIRDRLRQPIQATGARLHKVKLIESPNNSVEVYCSSSASLADQNRVAAPAMAT
- the pirA gene encoding arginine synthesis PII-interacting regulator PirA encodes the protein MKLCYRGVEYDYNPPMLEVTDEELQGCYRGRSLRFSYVRHIPIPQPVAEMTYRGIPYRTNSNGQVEPAATKPKSSLTLNLTSPMANPMAKARRQLLREAASAHRDNIQRSLQHRLEVARAQGNQALIQQLEDEMHQLTEVVS
- a CDS encoding tetratricopeptide repeat protein, giving the protein MENSNLLLIYLATLLVLLTIAAVLVIRQVLKTRRIEGTLNRLQNKLSKEKGTAKEYYELASLLLDKKLYTQAAVYLQQTLKQIPEEEAENAALAYNALGFAYFAQEQYDLAIRNYKEALKIAPNYATALNNLGHSYERKQLISQALEAYEAALEVDPQNATARRRANSLRKRLVTSSSSS